The genomic region CGGAGCATCGCATCGAGCTCGAGATCGACTTCGCAGACCGGATTGCCGGGGGATTTTTCCCAACGCTTGAAGTCGGTGCCGAAGCGCGCCATCGCCACGCGCCCGGCATCGGCGGCGATCGCTGTCACCGCATCGGCGAGCGTCTCAGTCACCGGCCACCGTCATGCCGTCGACCCGCAGCGTCGGCGCATTGACGCCGTAGCGGAATTCGAGATCGTTGGCGGGAACGAGCGCGCGATACATGGCGGCGAGATTGCCGGCGATGGTGATTTCCGACACCGGCCGCGTGACCTCGCCGGCTTCGATCAGGAAACCGGCGGCGCCGCGGCTATAGTCGCCGGTCACGCCGTTGACGCCCTGGCCGATCAGTTCGGTGACGAGAACGCCGCGCGCGATGTCGGCGATCAGCGTCTGGGGTGGGACGTTGCCCGCCTCCATGTAGAGATTGCTGGCCGACACGCCTGGCCCGCCGCCGATCCCGCGCGCCGCATGGCCGGTGGGTTCGAGATCGAGCTGGCGCGCGGCGGCGCTGTCGAGCAACCAGCTCTGCAGCACACCGTCCTCGACAAGCGCGAGCGGCTGAACCGGGAGCCCTTCGCCATCGAAGCCGCGGCTGCGCAGCCCGCGCGGACGGTGCGGATCGTCGACGATGCGGATACCGTTGGCGAACACCTGCCGCCCCATCGCATCGAGGAGGAAGCTCGATTTGCGCGTGATCGCGCCGCCCGCGATCGCCGAAACGAAATGCCCGAGCAGGCTGCCCGCGACGCGCGGATCGAACACCACGGGCATCGCGCCGCTCGGCACGCGCGCCGGATTCAGCCGGGCCACGGCGCGCTCGCCGGCGCGGCGGCCGATCGTCGCGGGCGATTCGAGCAGCGTGGCGTGTCGCGCCGAATGATGCGCATGGTCGCGCTCCATGCCGCTGCCGGTTCCCGCCAGAACACTTGCCGAAATGCCGTGGCTGCTGACCGAATAGGCGCCGGCGAAGCCGTGGCTGGTCGCGAGCGCCATAACGCTGCGCGAGGCGCCGGCGCTGCCGCCCTCGCTGTTGGTGACGCCCGCAACGGCACGCGCGGCGTCCTCGGCTTCCAGCGCGCGGTCGCGCAGCGCCTGCGGATTGACGTTTGCGCCGTCGTCGAGATCGAGCAGCGGCGGCGTGCCATGGAGCAACCGCTCCTCGGGCGCGAGACCCGCCCAGCGATCTTCGGGCGCCTCGCGCGCCATCGCCAGCGCACGCGAGACCAGCGTGTCGAGTTCGTCGGAGGCGAGTTCGGAGGTGGCAACGCTCGCCGAGCGGCGCCCCACGAAGACGCGCAGACCCAGTTCCTCGCTTTCGGAGCGATCGACGGCTTCGAGCGCGCCCATCCGGACCGAGACGGAAAGCGCATTGTCTGCGGCGAACACGGCATCCGCGGCATCCGCGCCGGCGGCGAGCGCACGCTGGACAATATCCTGGACGCGGTCGCGCGCCTGATCGGTGGTCAACATCGACGCGACTTAGGATCGCAGTCGCGCAAGGTCAAAGCGGGCCGGGTCAAAGCGAGCTGGTGCCGACGACGAAGCAGGCGGCCGCCATCAGCACTCCCGCATTGCGATTCGAACGGAAGCGCACGAGCGCGTTCGCCCCGTCGCGCGGCCGCAGCGTCGCCACCTGCCAGCCGAGGTGCAGCGCCATCGGGAGGAGCGCCACCAGCGCAAGCGCGTCCGGCCGGACCGTCCAGATCGCCGCGCTCCAGAGCGTGAGCGCACCGGCGTAGCAGAGTGCGACGCCGAGCCGGACATGGCGGCCCATGGCGCGCGCGGACGAGCGGACGCCGACCAGCGCATCATCCTCCAGATCCTGCACCGCATAGATGGTGTCGTAGCCGATCACCCAGAGCACGCAGCCGGCATAGAGCCACGCCATCGGCGCGAGCAGCCCCGTGTCCATCTCCACCCAGCCGACCAGCGCCGCCCAGGAAAAGACGAGGCCCAGCCAGGCCTGCGGCCACCAGGTGATCCGTTTCATGAACGGATAGGCGGCGACCGGCGCGAGACTGGCGAGCGCGACGAGCGCCGCGGCCGGACGGAGCTGCACCAGCACGAGCAGACCGACGAGGCACTGCACCAACAGCCATGCCCACGCAGCCCGGAGCGAGACGGCGCCGCTCGCCAGCGGGCGGCTCGCGGTACGCGCCACCTGACGATCGAGGTCGCGATCGACGATGTCGTTGTAGGTGCAGCCCGCGCCGCGCATCGCGATCGCACCGAGCAGAAACCAGAGCAGCATGTCCCAACGCTCGACCGCGCGGCCCGACAGGCAGATCGCCCAGGCGCCCGGCCAGTAGAGCAGCCACCAGCCGATCGGCCGGTCGAAGCGCGCGAGCAGGGCATAGGGACGCAGGCGAGCCGGCAGCATCCCGACCAGGCCGCGATGCTCGGTATCCGGAACTGCCGGATCGGGTGCGGTCATTCGAGCTTGTCCGCGGCGTTCGATGCGGCCCAGGCATAGTCGCGTGCGGCGCTGGCCACCTCCGGATCGTCGAAGGCGGCGTCGGGGTCCGGCGCCTGGCCCAAGGCGTGCAGCAGCGCCCAGAGCGCGAAGCGGCGGCCGGTATCCCGCTCGACGGCGAGGTCGGTGCGCAGCCGCTCGATTCCCGTCTCGATCGTGGCGGGATCGGCACGCTCGATCCCGCCGGGACCGAAATAGTGGTGAAGCAGCGCGTCGAGGTCCATCACCGGCACCTGCCCGCGCCGTCGCGCAGGTTCAAGCCCGGAGTCACTTATCGACGCACTCAATCAGTTATCGCGAAATGATAGAGAGGCTTGAATGTAGATGATCCCGCAATGAGCCGCTCTCGGCCATCGAAGCTGCGATTCGACTAACCCATGTAATTCGTGGAAAAATTCGATGAACGCTCACGATCGGCAACAGCCGCTTCGTTGCTCCGTTTCCTCTTCAGCCACCCAGCAAGCCGGGACCGAGGAGACACGATCATGTTCATGCACAACAAGAAGCTGCAATATACGGTGCGCGTTGCCGAGCCCAATCCGGGACTCGCCAAGCTGATGCTCGAACAGTTCGGCGGCCCCGACGGCGAGTTGGCTGCCGCGATGCGCTATTTCACCCAAGGACTGGCGGACGAGGATCCCGGTCGCAAGGACATGCTGCTCGACATCGCGACCGAGGAGCTGAGCCATCTCGAGGTGATCGGATCGATCGTCGCGATGCTGAACAAGGGCACCAAGGCCGACATCAGCGAAGGCGCGATGGAGGAAGCCGAGCTGTACATGAAGATCAACAACGGCAGCGCGGACGCGACGCAGGCGATCCTTTATGGCGGCGGACCTTCGCTGACGAACTCGGCGGGCGTGCCGTGGTCGGGCGCCTATGTCGACAGCCGCGGCGAGCCTACGGTCGACCTGCGCTCGAACATCGCGGCCGAGGCACGCGCCAAGATCGTCTATGAGCGGCTGATCAACGTGACCGACGATGTCGGCGTGCAGGACGCGCTGAAGTTCCTGATGACGCGGGAGATCGCGCACCAGAAATCCTTCGAGAAGGCGCTGTTCGCGATCGAGGACAATTTCCCGCCGGGCAAGCTGCCGGGCGTCGAGAAATATGCCAGCACCTATGTGAACACCTCGCAGGGCGAAGGCGACGCGACCGGCCCCTGGAACAGCGGCGACGAATGGGAGCGGATCGACGACCTCACCAACACCCTGCCCGCCGATGGCGGCAGCGGCCTGCCGACGGTCGAGCTCAAGGGCGAGCAGAAGAGCGCGCTGGCGCAGCTCGCCACCCGCACCAAATCGAATCCCGACGGCAACCCGACGACCGGCGCCGATCTGGCCGCCGGCCCTGGCGCGGGACGGACGAAGAAGGTGCCCGAGGACATCGCCTGACCCATCCCAGCGGTCGAGGGAAAGGGGCGCCTGCCACGGGCGCCCCTTTCTTCGCGAGCGGAAGACCAACGTGAGGGGGCCGAAATCCGCGGAGCCGCCTTGGCCGCGCTGCGGGGGTGTCGCCCCGCACGGACCAGCGCTAGAAGCGCGGCATGACCGCGACACCCGCCTGGCCGCCGGACTCCACGCCGCGCCTTTATCTCGAGACCCCGCTCGCCGCCGGGCAGATGCTGCGGATCGAGGAGACGCAGGCGCACTACCTCATTTCGGTGATGCGGCTGAAGCCGGGCGAGCCCGTCCGCCTGTTCGACGACGCAACGGGCGAGTGGCTGGCGATCGCGCGCGACGTGCGCAAGCGCGACCTGACCCTGGAAGTGACGCGGCAGCTGGCGCCGCGCGAACCGGTGCCCGACCTGTGGCTGTGCGTGGCGCCGATCAAGAAGGGCCGGATCGACTGGATGGCCGAAAAGGCGTGCGAGCTGGGCGTCGCCCGCTTCCAGCCGGTGATCACGCGCCGCACCGTCGTCGACCGGCTGAACCTGAAGCGGCTGCACGCGCATATGGTGGAGGCCGCCGAGCAATGCGGGCGCACCGCGCTGCCCGAACTGGCCAAGCCGGCGACGCTCGCCGAGCTGCTGCGCGACTGGCCCGAGGGACGCGCGCTGTTCTTCGCCGACGAGACAGGCGGCGAGCCCGCCCTGAAATCGATGCGCGCGCATGCCGGGCCGGCGGCGATACTGATCGGGCCGGAGGGCGGCTTCGACGATGCCGAACGCGCCGCGATCCGGGCGCTGCCGCAGGCGGTGGGGATCGCACTCGGCCCGCGCATCCTGCGCGCCGACACGGCGGCGGCGGCGTCAGTGGCACTGTGGATGGGTGCGGCGGGCGACTGGTAGCGGTTCACCGCCCCCCCCCCCGATTCGATATGGCGCCGCTCTCGCTTCGGGCCTAAAGGCGCGCCATGAGCACGAAGACGGTTTCGGACAGCAACGCACCGGTGATCGAGCACCGGTCGCAGCTCATCGACTATTTCGCCGGAGGCGAAAAGCCGAAGGACCGCTGGCGGATCGGCACCGAGCACGAGAAATTCGTCTATTCGACGGTCGATCTGCATGCGCCGAGCTATGACGAGCCGGGTGGCATCCGCGACCTGCTGCTGGCGCTGACCGAGTTCGGCTGGAAGCCGGTCGAGGAAGGCGGCAAGGTGATCGCGCTTTCCGGACCCGACGGGACGGTGAGCCTCGAGCCGGCGGGCCAGCTAGAGCTTTCGGGCGCACCGCTCGACAATCTCCACCAGACCTGCGCCGAGGCCGACCGGCACCTGAAGCAAGTGAAGGCGGTGGGCGAGAAGTTGGGGCTGGGTTTCCTCGGGCTCGGCATGTGGCCCGACAAAGCGCGCGCCGACCTGCCGATGATGCCCAAGGGCCGCTACGGCATCATGGCGAGCCACATGCCGCGCGTGGGAACGCTGGGGCTCGACATGATGCTGCGCACCTGCACCATCCAGGTGAACCTCGATTATTCGAGCGAAACCGACATGGCGCAGAAGTTTCGCGTTGGGCTGGCGCTCCAGCCGCTGGCGACCGCGCTGTTCGCCAATTCGCCCTTCACCGAGCGCAAGCCCAACGGCTTCCTCAGCTTCCGCAGCCATATCTGGTCGGACACCGATCCGCACCGCACCGGCATGCTGCCTTTCGTGTTCGAGGACGGCTTCGGATACGAGCGCTATGCCGATTATGCGCTCGATGTGCCGATGTACTTCGTTTATCGCGACGGTCGGTACATCAACGCCGCTGGGCTGAGTTTCCGCGACTTTCTGAAGGGCGAGCTTGCCGTGCTCCCCGGCGAGAAGCCGACGATGGACGATTGGGCGGATCACCTCTCGACTGCCTTTCCCGAAGTGCGGCTCAAGACCTTCCTCGAGATGCGCGGCGCCGACGGGGGCCCCTGGGGCCGGATCTGCGCGCTGCCCGCGCTGTGGGTGGGGCTGCTCTACGATCAGGGGGCGCTCGACGCCGCCTGGGATCTGGTGAAGCACTGGACGATGGACGAGCGCGAGGCGCTGCGCAGCGCCGTGCCCAGGCTGGCGCTCGATGCGCCGCTGCCCGGTGGCGGCACCTTGCGCGACATCGCCGGCGACGTGCTCGACATTGCGGGCGCCGGACTGGCCGCACGCGCCCGGCTCAATGCCTCGGGCGATAACGAGACCGGTTTCCTCGATCCGCTGCGCGAGATCGTGCGCAGCGGCAAAGTGCCCGCGCAGACGCTGCTCGACAAGTTCGCCGGCGAGTGGAACGGCGACGTCTGCTGCATTTATCGCGAGACGAAATTCTAGCGCGCGGCGTGCGCGCTCAGCCCTCCACGCTCCGTCGCCGACCCGTAACCGCAGCGAAGAAGCGCGGGACAGGACCGTTGCGCTCCATCCAGGCGCTATAGTCGCGATAGGCCGGATCGAGGCTCAGATGCCGCTCCTCGGTCTTGGCGCGCCAGTAATAGACGCCGGCGACCACGGCCATCAGCACGGTCGCGCGCACCGCATCGGTCCAGCTTCCGGTGGTGAACATCGGAATCGTCGCGAACCACCAGAAGAGATTCTTCGAAAGATAGGCCGGATGGCGTGTGAAGCGATACGGCCCGTGGGTGAGGATGCCGCGGTGGGTGAGGTTGGAGAAGCGGATGCCGAAGGCGACGGTCGCCCACGCATACACCGCCGTCAGTCCGACGAGGATCGCGCCGTTCGCGGCCAGCAGCCAGTCGTGCCCGGCGTACCAGTGCGTCCAGTCGGCGGTGCCGGGATGATAGTCGAGCGGCCCGCCCTCGCCCATCAGGATGAAGGGCGGGTAGCAGATCAGCGCGGCCGCCCAGGCGGCGGCGAACGGGTTGGCGCTGCGGATATGGCTGTCGAGCGGGCGGAAAGTGAGGATATAGCCCGCGGTCGCGAACGCCACGTCGATTACGAACATGAAGGTGATGAGCCAGTTGGCGAGCGCCACCGGATCGGACCAGAGCCCGCTCATGTCCCACCGCACGAATTCGCCGAAGCCGGGCGGCACGATCGCCAGCATGAAGGCGAGGAAGAACCCCTTTACCGCCCAGCTGCGCAGGTGATTGGCGATCGCCGCCCCATCGACCGGCTCCTTCGATCCCATCAGCCAGGCACCGAGCGCCCAGGCGCCGTCCCTGGGATCGACCAGCCGCCGGTCGATCCACAGCACATAGGGGATCGAGAGCAGGAACAGCCCCGGCGCCGCCATCTGGAAGCACCACATGGCGAAGGGAAAGCCGCCCTCCCAATAGAAGCGGCAGACGGCGTAGATCACGGCGATGCCGCCCCAGGTGAGCCACAGGCCGGCGAGCTTGGTGATGCTGATATCGAGCGTTTCGCGCCACGGACGCGCGCCGCTCCAGTCGATCCCGGTGCTGGGCGCGCGGTGCACCTTGTCGACGAAGATCGACCAGAGCAGCATCGGCACTGCACAGGCGGCGACGTTGACCAGTGCGGCATAGGGCCCGTCGAGGCCGTACTGCCGCGCGACCGCCACCCAGAGCGTCATCCCAGCCAGACCCGCGAAGCCGACTCCACCGCTCACGGCGGACCGCGGACGCGGATCGGTGGCGGCGTGCCGGGCAAGGCCTGCGTCGTGATACATGACCTGCCGTGTAGGCAGGAATGGTAAGCAAGCTGTGAAGGCTGTTTGCCGGCGCGACTTTACCTCGCCGGGCGCAGCGGCTTAGATGCGGCCATCCTCATCGCCTCTCCCCGAAAGGCTAAATCCATGCGCCGCACGCTCGCTTTCGCCGCCCTTCTGCTCGCCACCACCGCGC from Sphingosinithalassobacter sp. CS137 harbors:
- a CDS encoding TldD/PmbA family protein yields the protein MLTTDQARDRVQDIVQRALAAGADAADAVFAADNALSVSVRMGALEAVDRSESEELGLRVFVGRRSASVATSELASDELDTLVSRALAMAREAPEDRWAGLAPEERLLHGTPPLLDLDDGANVNPQALRDRALEAEDAARAVAGVTNSEGGSAGASRSVMALATSHGFAGAYSVSSHGISASVLAGTGSGMERDHAHHSARHATLLESPATIGRRAGERAVARLNPARVPSGAMPVVFDPRVAGSLLGHFVSAIAGGAITRKSSFLLDAMGRQVFANGIRIVDDPHRPRGLRSRGFDGEGLPVQPLALVEDGVLQSWLLDSAAARQLDLEPTGHAARGIGGGPGVSASNLYMEAGNVPPQTLIADIARGVLVTELIGQGVNGVTGDYSRGAAGFLIEAGEVTRPVSEITIAGNLAAMYRALVPANDLEFRYGVNAPTLRVDGMTVAGD
- the ubiA gene encoding 4-hydroxybenzoate octaprenyltransferase; this encodes MTAPDPAVPDTEHRGLVGMLPARLRPYALLARFDRPIGWWLLYWPGAWAICLSGRAVERWDMLLWFLLGAIAMRGAGCTYNDIVDRDLDRQVARTASRPLASGAVSLRAAWAWLLVQCLVGLLVLVQLRPAAALVALASLAPVAAYPFMKRITWWPQAWLGLVFSWAALVGWVEMDTGLLAPMAWLYAGCVLWVIGYDTIYAVQDLEDDALVGVRSSARAMGRHVRLGVALCYAGALTLWSAAIWTVRPDALALVALLPMALHLGWQVATLRPRDGANALVRFRSNRNAGVLMAAACFVVGTSSL
- a CDS encoding manganese catalase family protein, coding for MFMHNKKLQYTVRVAEPNPGLAKLMLEQFGGPDGELAAAMRYFTQGLADEDPGRKDMLLDIATEELSHLEVIGSIVAMLNKGTKADISEGAMEEAELYMKINNGSADATQAILYGGGPSLTNSAGVPWSGAYVDSRGEPTVDLRSNIAAEARAKIVYERLINVTDDVGVQDALKFLMTREIAHQKSFEKALFAIEDNFPPGKLPGVEKYASTYVNTSQGEGDATGPWNSGDEWERIDDLTNTLPADGGSGLPTVELKGEQKSALAQLATRTKSNPDGNPTTGADLAAGPGAGRTKKVPEDIA
- a CDS encoding 16S rRNA (uracil(1498)-N(3))-methyltransferase, whose translation is MTATPAWPPDSTPRLYLETPLAAGQMLRIEETQAHYLISVMRLKPGEPVRLFDDATGEWLAIARDVRKRDLTLEVTRQLAPREPVPDLWLCVAPIKKGRIDWMAEKACELGVARFQPVITRRTVVDRLNLKRLHAHMVEAAEQCGRTALPELAKPATLAELLRDWPEGRALFFADETGGEPALKSMRAHAGPAAILIGPEGGFDDAERAAIRALPQAVGIALGPRILRADTAAAASVALWMGAAGDW
- a CDS encoding glutamate--cysteine ligase, yielding MSTKTVSDSNAPVIEHRSQLIDYFAGGEKPKDRWRIGTEHEKFVYSTVDLHAPSYDEPGGIRDLLLALTEFGWKPVEEGGKVIALSGPDGTVSLEPAGQLELSGAPLDNLHQTCAEADRHLKQVKAVGEKLGLGFLGLGMWPDKARADLPMMPKGRYGIMASHMPRVGTLGLDMMLRTCTIQVNLDYSSETDMAQKFRVGLALQPLATALFANSPFTERKPNGFLSFRSHIWSDTDPHRTGMLPFVFEDGFGYERYADYALDVPMYFVYRDGRYINAAGLSFRDFLKGELAVLPGEKPTMDDWADHLSTAFPEVRLKTFLEMRGADGGPWGRICALPALWVGLLYDQGALDAAWDLVKHWTMDEREALRSAVPRLALDAPLPGGGTLRDIAGDVLDIAGAGLAARARLNASGDNETGFLDPLREIVRSGKVPAQTLLDKFAGEWNGDVCCIYRETKF
- a CDS encoding methyltransferase family protein translates to MYHDAGLARHAATDPRPRSAVSGGVGFAGLAGMTLWVAVARQYGLDGPYAALVNVAACAVPMLLWSIFVDKVHRAPSTGIDWSGARPWRETLDISITKLAGLWLTWGGIAVIYAVCRFYWEGGFPFAMWCFQMAAPGLFLLSIPYVLWIDRRLVDPRDGAWALGAWLMGSKEPVDGAAIANHLRSWAVKGFFLAFMLAIVPPGFGEFVRWDMSGLWSDPVALANWLITFMFVIDVAFATAGYILTFRPLDSHIRSANPFAAAWAAALICYPPFILMGEGGPLDYHPGTADWTHWYAGHDWLLAANGAILVGLTAVYAWATVAFGIRFSNLTHRGILTHGPYRFTRHPAYLSKNLFWWFATIPMFTTGSWTDAVRATVLMAVVAGVYYWRAKTEERHLSLDPAYRDYSAWMERNGPVPRFFAAVTGRRRSVEG